From a single Kitasatospora sp. NBC_00458 genomic region:
- a CDS encoding aminoacyl--tRNA ligase-related protein encodes MATTTAGHEPGAPGRLEQLTEAGWVLPTGVPGLLGQTAKFESVLNRLQAELTAVDPSASTGPAWYPPVVPRANIDRAEYAENFPQLLGTVHALKVGGAPEGPAAAPAPAARAETDVVLAPAVCYSVYPQIADGTIEEARFFDAVGHCYRHEATSEYGRFRAFRMREFVVVAGQDEAWEWRDAWIARCEALFARLGLKVSVQAASDPFFGPGDRFMRSSQLQQNLKYEFHAPVHETDPGTAIASANCHKEHLGERFAIDFAGEGPAHSSCMAFGLERTVSALIHAHGDNLDDWPDFG; translated from the coding sequence ATGGCAACCACGACCGCCGGCCACGAGCCCGGCGCACCGGGCCGGCTGGAGCAGCTGACCGAGGCCGGCTGGGTGCTGCCCACCGGGGTCCCCGGACTGCTCGGCCAGACCGCGAAGTTCGAGTCGGTGCTGAACCGGCTCCAGGCGGAGCTGACCGCCGTCGACCCCTCGGCGTCGACGGGCCCGGCCTGGTACCCGCCGGTCGTCCCGCGCGCGAACATCGACCGCGCCGAGTACGCCGAGAACTTCCCGCAGCTGCTCGGCACCGTGCACGCCCTGAAGGTCGGCGGGGCACCGGAGGGCCCGGCCGCCGCCCCGGCGCCCGCCGCGCGGGCGGAGACCGACGTGGTGCTGGCACCGGCCGTCTGCTACAGCGTCTACCCGCAGATCGCGGACGGCACGATCGAGGAGGCGCGCTTCTTCGACGCCGTCGGCCACTGCTACCGGCACGAGGCGACCAGTGAGTACGGCCGCTTCCGGGCCTTCCGGATGCGCGAGTTCGTCGTGGTCGCCGGCCAGGACGAGGCCTGGGAGTGGCGGGACGCCTGGATCGCCCGCTGCGAGGCGCTGTTCGCCCGGCTCGGCCTGAAGGTGTCCGTCCAGGCCGCCAGCGACCCGTTCTTCGGCCCCGGCGACCGGTTCATGCGCTCCAGCCAGCTCCAGCAGAACCTCAAGTACGAGTTCCACGCCCCGGTCCACGAGACCGACCCGGGGACCGCGATCGCCTCCGCCAACTGCCACAAGGAGCACCTGGGCGAGCGGTTCGCGATCGACTTCGCGGGGGAGGGCCCGGCGCACAGCTCCTGCATGGCCTTCGGGCTCGAACGCACCGTCTCCGCGCTGATCCACGCGCACGGCGACAACCTCGACGACTGGCCCGACTTCGGCTGA
- a CDS encoding condensation domain-containing protein, which translates to MIRRNSTLAAGGELTLGQEALWLIQNLDPDSAAYNVTAALSLDFPVDAAVLESAVRATVSGHRLLDSVFRSDAVGRIRRHPGAAARAGHLLEVHETDLEGDELRDFALELARRPFRLDREPPVRAALLRPRGGPDVLLTGAHHIVADNVSQLLVCREILSHYAALAAGGEHTGQDDGAAFEEFARRQRGYLGSPRAARAERYWRRELDGVAGHSALPSDRPRPAVYRAEGAETELVLPPDLVAGLGEAVAARNVTAFAFLVSVFEVLLYRFGGQTDFLLGYPVTQRHGEELREAIGYFVNTLPLRARIDPDASFDAVLRDTAAGLWRGLMHRDHPFALLPRIVDLPRDPGRPGLVPVLFVLNELAEADPIAAALEPGRYVEHAGLRAAEYYLPQQQGQFELTLQVTRRAATVQAKLKYNTSLFTERTARQLAEDYLALLRSAVAGTLPATLRELRGRPEDRQQSPTPGSESGTMKSTSTGTGRAERVAQIRDVAVAVFSVAPEAVEAAGSFEADLGVDSLLAVEFTVELEKAFGVALHVNEIPELMAGLDRAYEVIAAKAGW; encoded by the coding sequence ATGATTCGGAGGAATTCCACGCTCGCGGCCGGCGGAGAGCTGACCCTCGGCCAGGAGGCGCTCTGGCTGATCCAGAATCTCGATCCCGACAGCGCCGCCTACAACGTCACCGCAGCCCTGAGCCTGGACTTCCCGGTGGACGCCGCCGTCCTGGAGTCGGCCGTCCGGGCGACGGTCTCGGGCCACCGCCTGCTCGACTCGGTGTTCCGCAGCGACGCCGTCGGCCGGATCCGCCGCCACCCGGGAGCCGCCGCACGGGCGGGGCACCTCCTGGAAGTGCACGAAACCGACCTCGAAGGGGACGAACTCCGGGACTTCGCACTGGAACTGGCGCGCCGTCCGTTCCGTCTCGACCGCGAACCGCCGGTCCGGGCCGCGCTGCTGCGCCCCCGCGGCGGCCCGGACGTCCTGCTGACCGGGGCCCACCACATCGTCGCGGACAACGTCTCCCAGCTGCTGGTCTGCCGCGAGATCCTCTCGCACTACGCGGCCCTCGCGGCGGGCGGCGAACACACCGGGCAGGACGACGGCGCCGCGTTCGAGGAGTTCGCGCGGCGCCAGCGCGGCTACCTGGGGTCGCCGCGGGCGGCCCGGGCCGAGCGGTACTGGCGGCGCGAGCTCGACGGCGTGGCAGGACACTCGGCGCTGCCCTCGGACCGGCCGAGGCCCGCCGTCTACCGGGCCGAGGGCGCGGAGACCGAACTCGTCCTGCCGCCCGACCTGGTGGCCGGGCTGGGCGAGGCGGTGGCCGCGCGCAACGTGACCGCGTTCGCGTTCCTGGTCTCGGTCTTCGAGGTCCTCCTCTACCGGTTCGGCGGGCAGACCGACTTCCTGCTCGGCTACCCGGTCACCCAGCGGCACGGCGAGGAACTGCGGGAGGCGATCGGGTACTTCGTCAACACCCTCCCGCTACGGGCCCGGATCGACCCCGACGCCTCCTTCGACGCCGTCCTGCGCGACACCGCCGCCGGGCTGTGGCGGGGCCTGATGCACCGCGACCACCCGTTCGCGCTGCTGCCCCGGATCGTCGACCTGCCGCGCGACCCCGGCCGGCCCGGGCTGGTCCCGGTCCTGTTCGTGCTCAACGAGCTCGCCGAGGCGGACCCGATCGCGGCCGCCCTGGAACCGGGCCGGTACGTCGAGCACGCCGGGCTCCGCGCCGCGGAGTACTACCTGCCGCAGCAGCAGGGCCAGTTCGAGCTCACCCTCCAGGTGACCCGGCGGGCCGCCACCGTGCAGGCGAAGCTCAAGTACAACACCTCCCTGTTCACCGAGCGCACCGCCCGGCAGCTGGCCGAGGACTACCTGGCCCTGTTGCGCTCGGCCGTCGCCGGCACCCTTCCGGCCACCCTGCGCGAGCTGCGCGGACGGCCCGAGGACCGGCAGCAGTCACCGACCCCCGGAAGCGAGAGTGGAACGATGAAGAGCACGAGCACCGGCACCGGACGTGCCGAACGCGTCGCACAGATCCGTGACGTCGCCGTCGCGGTGTTCTCCGTGGCACCCGAGGCGGTCGAGGCGGCCGGCTCCTTCGAGGCCGACCTGGGCGTCGACTCCCTGCTCGCCGTCGAGTTCACCGTCGAGCTGGAGAAGGCGTTCGGCGTCGCCCTCCACGTGAACGAGATCCCCGAGCTGATGGCCGGCCTGGACCGCGCCTACGAGGTGATCGCGGCGAAGGCCGGCTGGTAG
- the sbnA gene encoding 2,3-diaminopropionate biosynthesis protein SbnA: MIQDNVFLHLAGAAENIDLHLKIEGLNPAGSIKLKTALSMVEDAERRGIVRAGCSLIESSSGSLGIALAMVSAAKGYRFLCVTDPNTPALSVDIIRALGSEVVEVNRPDAGGGYLGGRIAYIHERLAADPGLVWLNQYANPANWAVHDRCTAAAITAEIPDIDYLFVGTGTSGTLMGCIQHFRRHSPGTRIIAVDAVGSVNFDSVPAPRHIPGIGASRRPEIFRPELVDDVVLVSEAETVRTCRWLARRYGLFGGGSTGSVVRAVLRRAPGLPEGSRVVAISPDLGERYARTIYDDAWVTAKYGPGCLDDPADDLSELTTVRN; the protein is encoded by the coding sequence ATGATCCAGGACAATGTCTTCCTGCATCTCGCCGGCGCCGCCGAGAACATCGATCTCCATCTGAAGATCGAGGGTCTCAATCCCGCCGGGTCGATCAAGCTGAAGACCGCGCTGAGCATGGTCGAGGACGCCGAACGGCGCGGGATCGTCCGCGCGGGGTGCAGCCTCATCGAGTCCTCCTCCGGCAGCCTCGGCATCGCGCTGGCGATGGTCTCCGCCGCCAAGGGGTACCGCTTCCTCTGCGTCACCGACCCCAACACCCCGGCGCTGAGCGTCGACATCATCCGGGCCCTCGGGTCCGAGGTGGTCGAGGTGAACCGGCCGGACGCCGGCGGCGGCTACCTGGGCGGCCGGATCGCCTACATCCACGAGCGGCTGGCGGCGGACCCGGGGCTCGTCTGGCTGAACCAGTACGCGAACCCGGCGAACTGGGCCGTCCACGACCGGTGCACGGCCGCGGCGATCACCGCCGAGATCCCGGACATCGACTACCTGTTCGTCGGCACCGGCACCTCCGGCACCCTGATGGGCTGCATCCAGCACTTCCGCCGGCACTCGCCCGGCACCCGGATCATCGCGGTGGACGCGGTCGGCTCCGTCAACTTCGACAGCGTCCCGGCGCCGCGCCACATCCCCGGGATCGGGGCGAGCCGGCGGCCGGAGATCTTCCGTCCGGAGCTCGTCGACGACGTGGTCCTGGTCTCCGAGGCGGAGACCGTCCGGACCTGCCGCTGGCTGGCCCGGCGGTACGGGCTGTTCGGCGGCGGTTCGACCGGCTCGGTGGTGCGGGCGGTGCTGCGGCGGGCCCCCGGGCTGCCGGAGGGCTCGCGCGTGGTGGCGATCTCGCCGGACCTCGGCGAACGCTACGCGCGCACCATCTACGACGACGCCTGGGTGACCGCCAAGTACGGTCCGGGCTGCCTCGACGACCCGGCGGACGACCTGTCCGAGCTGACGACGGTGAGGAACTGA
- a CDS encoding 2,3-diaminopropionate biosynthesis protein SbnB, translating to MFTFQVMGGKSIRAIIETSRPEIFARVRETYLAHHRGATINPNSYFLRFPEKPDARIIALPAALRADGDADGGPAGDANGGPGDGTARTGTARTGVAGIKWIGSFPGNVAHNVPRASAVLLLNDLETGYPFACLEAAQISAARTAASAVLGAEQLHGSRTAGRLAVVGAGVISRNILEFFHALGWSFDRVAVHDRVEEYARKSAGHAGALGYRTSVHTTLAGAVDGADVVVLATTAATPYIVEPGALAPGQTVLNISLRDIGPELIAASHNVVDDVGHCLNAGTSPHLAVEKFGHRDFIDGTIAQLVLGELPLGPDKPRIFSPFGLGVLDLAVGHEVLRIGREDGRVQDVPDFFAEVERW from the coding sequence ATGTTCACCTTCCAGGTGATGGGCGGGAAGAGCATCCGCGCCATCATCGAGACGTCCCGACCGGAGATCTTCGCCCGGGTCCGGGAGACCTACCTGGCGCACCACCGCGGCGCGACGATCAACCCGAACAGCTACTTCCTGCGGTTCCCGGAGAAGCCCGACGCGCGGATCATCGCGCTCCCGGCGGCGCTGCGCGCCGACGGCGACGCGGACGGCGGGCCGGCCGGCGACGCGAACGGCGGCCCCGGGGACGGCACCGCCCGCACCGGCACCGCCCGCACCGGCGTGGCCGGCATCAAGTGGATCGGCAGCTTCCCCGGCAACGTCGCGCACAACGTCCCGCGCGCCTCGGCCGTCCTGCTGCTCAACGACCTGGAGACCGGCTACCCCTTCGCCTGCCTGGAGGCGGCGCAGATCAGCGCGGCCCGCACCGCGGCCTCCGCGGTGCTCGGGGCCGAGCAGCTGCACGGCTCCCGCACGGCGGGCCGGCTCGCGGTCGTCGGCGCGGGCGTCATCTCCCGCAACATCCTGGAGTTCTTCCACGCCCTCGGCTGGTCCTTCGACCGCGTCGCGGTCCACGACCGGGTCGAGGAGTACGCGCGGAAGTCGGCCGGCCACGCCGGGGCGCTCGGCTACCGGACCTCCGTGCACACCACCCTCGCCGGGGCGGTGGACGGCGCCGACGTGGTGGTCCTGGCGACGACCGCCGCCACCCCGTACATCGTGGAGCCGGGCGCCCTCGCCCCCGGCCAGACCGTGCTCAACATCTCGCTGCGCGACATCGGCCCGGAGCTGATCGCCGCCTCGCACAACGTCGTCGACGACGTCGGGCACTGCCTCAACGCGGGCACCTCGCCGCACCTGGCGGTGGAGAAGTTCGGGCACCGCGACTTCATCGACGGCACGATCGCCCAGCTCGTCCTCGGCGAGCTGCCGCTCGGCCCGGACAAGCCGCGGATCTTCTCGCCGTTCGGGCTGGGCGTGCTCGACCTCGCGGTCGGCCACGAGGTCCTGCGGATCGGCCGGGAGGACGGGCGGGTCCAGGACGTGCCGGACTTCTTCGCCGAGGTCGAACGATGGTGA
- a CDS encoding ornithine carbamoyltransferase — translation MTKHTARHLISLDDLSDADLRAVVDRGAEFSRRAASGEGTGNTALAGRVVGVYFRKTSTRTRTAFSAGALRLGAGLVTYGPADLQLNTGETTEDTGRVMSRMLDVLVARTAGDPAELRAWADQGRMSVVNAMSADEHPTQGLTDLTTLAVRFGAVDGLSVLYVGEGNNSAAALALGLSRHRGVRLELRTPPGYGLSGAVLERARELAAGHGSTVTERHDLDEVPADFDAVYTTRWQTTGTSKPDPDWRRVFAPFQVTAELLARSPGAVFLHDLPAHRGEEVTAEVLDGPASIAFEQAENKLHSAMAVLEWCRDAG, via the coding sequence ATGACGAAGCACACCGCCAGGCACCTGATCTCGCTCGACGACCTGTCCGACGCGGACCTGCGGGCGGTCGTCGACCGCGGCGCGGAGTTCTCCCGCCGGGCGGCGTCCGGGGAGGGCACCGGGAACACCGCGCTCGCCGGCCGCGTCGTCGGCGTCTACTTCCGCAAGACCTCGACCCGCACCCGCACCGCGTTCTCGGCCGGCGCGCTGCGGCTCGGCGCCGGGCTGGTCACCTACGGCCCGGCCGACCTGCAGCTCAACACCGGGGAGACCACCGAGGACACCGGCCGGGTGATGTCGCGGATGCTGGACGTCCTGGTGGCCCGCACCGCCGGCGACCCCGCCGAGCTGCGCGCCTGGGCGGACCAGGGCCGGATGTCCGTCGTCAACGCGATGAGCGCCGACGAGCACCCGACCCAGGGACTGACCGACCTCACCACGCTCGCCGTGCGGTTCGGCGCGGTGGACGGCCTGAGCGTGCTGTACGTCGGCGAGGGGAACAACTCCGCCGCGGCGCTCGCCCTGGGGCTGAGCCGCCACCGGGGCGTCCGGCTGGAGCTGCGCACCCCGCCCGGCTACGGCCTGTCCGGCGCCGTGCTCGAACGCGCCCGGGAGCTGGCCGCCGGGCACGGCTCCACCGTGACCGAGCGGCACGACCTGGACGAGGTGCCCGCGGACTTCGACGCCGTCTACACGACGCGCTGGCAGACCACCGGGACCAGCAAGCCCGACCCGGACTGGCGGCGGGTGTTCGCGCCCTTCCAGGTGACGGCGGAGCTGCTGGCGCGCTCGCCCGGGGCGGTGTTCCTGCACGACCTCCCGGCCCACCGCGGCGAGGAGGTCACCGCCGAGGTGCTGGACGGGCCGGCGAGCATCGCCTTCGAGCAGGCCGAGAACAAGCTCCACAGCGCGATGGCCGTCCTGGAGTGGTGCCGTGACGCCGGCTGA
- a CDS encoding ketoacyl-ACP synthase III family protein codes for MLRLRRVTPFIPPHSTAVADLRESLAVSESEIRLLTRFLGLERIVTAGGLSTLDMLLAAGQEALAGEDRSLVRHLVHAHTVQHVAPPALRWMDVLREKLGLDGAGAFSMSHQGCVISLAALPVVEALLAAEPAGSTALLLIGEKALSPVMQHIPGTSVLGDATAAVLAGLDGPGDAVLSVAHRTLGEFHQAANMDEELQRRYRVAYAPTLAEVMVEAVRAAGLGLDDIDLVLPHNVNRYSWSTTARILDLPLERIYLENVPKTGHCFCADPFMNLSTARAENAVRPGETVLMVSAGQGGTFAAAVVGTAAREE; via the coding sequence ATGCTCCGCCTGCGTAGGGTGACCCCCTTCATCCCGCCGCACAGCACCGCCGTCGCCGACCTGCGCGAGTCGCTGGCCGTCTCCGAGTCCGAGATCCGGCTGCTCACCCGGTTCCTGGGACTGGAGCGGATCGTCACCGCCGGGGGGCTGTCGACCCTCGACATGCTGCTGGCCGCCGGTCAGGAGGCGCTGGCCGGCGAGGACCGCTCGCTGGTCCGCCACCTGGTCCACGCCCACACCGTCCAGCACGTCGCCCCGCCCGCGCTGCGCTGGATGGACGTGCTGCGCGAGAAGCTCGGCCTCGACGGGGCGGGCGCGTTCTCGATGTCCCACCAGGGCTGCGTGATCTCCCTGGCCGCGCTGCCGGTCGTGGAGGCCCTGCTCGCGGCCGAGCCTGCCGGGAGCACCGCGCTGCTCCTGATCGGCGAGAAGGCGCTCTCCCCGGTGATGCAGCACATCCCCGGGACGTCCGTCCTCGGGGACGCCACCGCCGCCGTGCTGGCCGGGCTGGACGGTCCCGGGGACGCGGTGCTGAGCGTGGCGCACCGCACCCTCGGCGAGTTCCACCAGGCCGCGAACATGGACGAGGAGCTCCAGCGCCGCTACCGGGTGGCCTACGCGCCCACGCTGGCCGAGGTCATGGTGGAGGCGGTGCGGGCCGCCGGCCTCGGCCTCGACGACATCGACCTCGTCCTGCCGCACAACGTGAACCGGTACTCGTGGAGCACCACGGCGCGGATCCTGGACCTCCCGCTGGAGCGGATCTACCTGGAGAACGTCCCGAAGACCGGCCACTGCTTCTGCGCGGACCCCTTCATGAACCTCTCGACGGCGCGCGCCGAGAACGCGGTGCGCCCGGGCGAGACCGTGCTCATGGTCTCCGCCGGCCAGGGCGGGACCTTCGCCGCCGCGGTCGTCGGGACCGCAGCCAGAGAGGAGTGA
- a CDS encoding ATP-grasp domain-containing protein — MTAAHDPAPAGGFTARLKDALVGDPTARFVYLNNFEVERVWGRGEPRLPGTGLSFSSATVNRIEEVGVLLADEHDVVVLKEAVDPGFASYLGALGAADGTHLTVDLNRPERSVTEDALDSPRLLEALRGLADGRTYLMPLGISEEEERLARAAGLPLAGPGADLCKHVNGKIFSRELVDASGLTAVPGSVCRTVSELEEALDTHLVEAGSRVVVKESLGVSGRGMVVLDEPRRAEQLLRMLARRAGTDRRVSVVVERWIEKEADLNYQFVVGRDGGVRFETVKTALTENGVHRGHLFPPALRPDQVEELRTAAEVIGKELAAAGYFGLAGVDALLAADGTLYPCLEINARFNMATYQNRIAERLIRDGQFALATTFDLQPSRVHGFDEVRAALGGLLLDGTGHDGGGPRGVLINNFATLNATVLAGGGSYGRLYAVCVGDDEQDVRRTRERAETLLNEMVAKP; from the coding sequence ATGACTGCCGCACACGACCCGGCACCGGCCGGCGGCTTCACCGCCCGGCTGAAGGACGCGCTGGTCGGGGATCCGACCGCCCGTTTCGTGTACCTGAACAACTTCGAGGTCGAACGCGTCTGGGGCCGCGGTGAGCCGAGGCTGCCCGGCACCGGCCTGTCGTTCTCCTCGGCGACGGTCAACCGGATCGAGGAGGTCGGCGTCCTGCTCGCCGACGAGCACGACGTGGTGGTGCTGAAGGAGGCCGTCGACCCCGGCTTCGCCTCCTACCTGGGCGCCCTGGGCGCCGCCGACGGCACCCACCTGACGGTGGACCTGAACCGGCCGGAGCGGTCGGTCACCGAGGACGCGCTGGACTCGCCGCGGCTGCTGGAGGCCCTGCGGGGACTCGCCGACGGCCGCACCTACCTGATGCCGCTGGGCATCTCCGAGGAGGAGGAGCGGCTGGCGCGCGCCGCGGGCCTGCCGCTGGCCGGGCCGGGCGCCGACCTCTGCAAGCACGTCAACGGCAAGATCTTCAGCCGCGAGCTGGTCGACGCCTCCGGGCTGACCGCCGTCCCCGGCTCCGTCTGCCGGACGGTGTCCGAGCTGGAGGAGGCGCTCGACACCCACCTCGTCGAGGCCGGCTCGCGGGTGGTGGTCAAGGAGTCGCTCGGCGTCTCCGGGCGCGGCATGGTCGTGCTCGACGAGCCGAGGCGGGCCGAGCAGCTGCTCCGGATGCTCGCCCGCCGGGCGGGGACGGACCGGCGGGTCTCGGTGGTCGTCGAGCGCTGGATCGAGAAGGAGGCCGACCTCAACTACCAGTTCGTCGTCGGCCGGGACGGCGGGGTCCGGTTCGAGACGGTGAAGACCGCACTGACCGAGAACGGCGTCCACCGCGGGCACCTGTTCCCGCCCGCGCTGCGGCCCGACCAGGTCGAGGAGCTGCGGACGGCCGCCGAGGTGATCGGCAAGGAGCTGGCGGCGGCCGGGTACTTCGGGCTGGCCGGTGTGGACGCGCTACTCGCCGCGGACGGCACGCTCTACCCCTGCCTGGAGATCAACGCCCGGTTCAACATGGCGACCTACCAGAACCGGATCGCCGAACGCCTCATCCGGGACGGACAGTTCGCGCTCGCCACCACCTTCGACCTGCAGCCGTCCCGGGTGCACGGATTCGACGAGGTGCGCGCCGCGCTCGGCGGGCTGCTACTCGACGGCACCGGCCACGACGGCGGCGGCCCGCGCGGCGTACTGATCAACAACTTCGCGACCCTGAACGCCACGGTCCTGGCCGGCGGCGGATCCTACGGCCGCCTCTACGCGGTCTGCGTCGGCGACGACGAGCAGGACGTGCGGCGGACGCGGGAGCGGGCGGAGACCCTGCTGAACGAAATGGTGGCCAAGCCGTGA
- a CDS encoding type III PLP-dependent enzyme encodes MSEERTVGAEHTAGGDAVGGGIDWSGIAAEHGTPTYVYDGDWLVANLTALRAALHPSLEVFFSLKSNPNRGVYDVLHSAGARAEVSSLAELRLVLESGTDPFDVVFLGPGKSEQEIDACVAAGIYAIVCESFAELDLIDRAAQVHGVRQRVLLRVNPAYAIAGSRLTMGGKPRQFGIDEAAILAAGPALAEYRHADVAGVQVYLGTRILDAEVVVKNTTYILDLAERIAQATGIRLDAVDIGGGLGAAYFEGEHELDAAALAKDLNPLLDRFASAHPDTRLIMESGRYLTALGGTYLMRVRYTKQSMGENFAVADGGTHHHMAAVGIGSFVKRNFPIGLLSRTADPAEETGPWNIAGPLCTPNDTIAKAVTLPGLRPGDLVGVLKSGAYGPSASPVYFLSHGYPAEVVVLRGRSYLVRRRDTVEDILTKQATHPELGRAGRID; translated from the coding sequence GTGAGCGAGGAACGAACCGTGGGAGCGGAGCACACCGCGGGCGGGGACGCCGTCGGCGGGGGGATCGACTGGAGCGGCATCGCCGCCGAGCACGGCACCCCGACGTACGTCTACGACGGGGACTGGCTGGTCGCCAACCTCACCGCCCTGCGCGCGGCGCTGCACCCCTCGCTGGAGGTCTTCTTCTCGCTCAAGTCCAACCCCAACCGGGGCGTCTACGACGTCCTGCACTCGGCCGGCGCCCGCGCCGAGGTCTCCTCCCTCGCCGAACTGCGGCTGGTGCTGGAGTCCGGGACCGACCCGTTCGACGTGGTCTTCCTCGGCCCCGGCAAGAGCGAGCAGGAGATCGACGCCTGCGTCGCGGCCGGGATCTACGCGATCGTCTGCGAGTCCTTCGCCGAACTCGACCTGATCGACCGGGCGGCGCAGGTGCACGGCGTGCGCCAGCGGGTGCTGCTCCGCGTCAACCCGGCCTACGCCATCGCCGGTTCGCGGCTCACCATGGGCGGAAAGCCGCGCCAGTTCGGCATCGACGAGGCCGCGATCCTCGCCGCCGGCCCGGCGCTCGCCGAGTACCGGCACGCCGACGTGGCCGGCGTCCAAGTCTACCTGGGCACGCGCATCCTCGACGCCGAGGTCGTGGTCAAGAACACCACCTACATCCTGGACCTCGCCGAGCGGATCGCGCAGGCCACCGGGATCCGGCTGGACGCGGTGGACATCGGCGGCGGCCTGGGCGCGGCCTACTTCGAGGGCGAGCACGAACTCGACGCGGCGGCGCTGGCGAAGGACCTCAACCCGCTGCTGGACCGGTTCGCCTCGGCCCACCCGGACACCCGGCTGATCATGGAGTCCGGCCGGTACCTCACGGCGCTCGGCGGCACCTACCTGATGCGGGTGCGCTACACCAAGCAGTCCATGGGCGAGAACTTCGCGGTCGCGGACGGCGGCACCCACCACCACATGGCCGCCGTCGGCATCGGGTCGTTCGTCAAGCGGAACTTCCCGATCGGACTGCTCTCCCGCACGGCCGACCCGGCCGAGGAGACCGGGCCGTGGAACATCGCCGGCCCGCTGTGCACGCCGAACGACACCATCGCCAAGGCCGTGACCCTGCCCGGACTGCGGCCGGGCGACCTCGTCGGGGTGCTGAAGTCGGGCGCGTACGGGCCCTCGGCCTCGCCGGTGTACTTCCTCAGCCACGGCTACCCGGCCGAGGTCGTGGTGCTGCGCGGCCGCTCGTACCTGGTGCGCCGGCGGGACACCGTCGAGGACATCCTCACCAAGCAGGCGACCCACCCCGAACTGGGCCGGGCCGGCCGGATCGACTGA
- a CDS encoding acyl carrier protein, with protein MTTDGITTTGALREALATVLKKDLPELTPETRLFSDLALDSTSVIELLMALEDTLGLQIDPDELTPEVFETVGALTEYIDANLSAGHEPAH; from the coding sequence TTGACCACCGACGGCATCACCACGACCGGTGCACTCCGGGAGGCCCTCGCCACGGTCCTGAAGAAGGACCTGCCCGAACTCACCCCGGAGACCCGGCTCTTCAGCGACCTCGCACTCGACTCCACCAGCGTGATCGAGCTGCTGATGGCCCTGGAGGACACCCTGGGCCTGCAGATCGACCCGGACGAGCTGACCCCGGAGGTCTTCGAGACGGTCGGCGCGCTGACCGAGTACATCGACGCGAACCTGTCCGCCGGGCACGAGCCGGCGCACTGA
- a CDS encoding acyl-CoA dehydrogenase family protein, whose protein sequence is MNGTPDDLWHYRDLGREGGLAAGLAAVLDGLDPAATAPGGVAVLPADGAGGTGGTEVLPHPFAALDGLALVRFAAGTTGPGLTGRTAAALTAVRIGVLSGLLDAAVQRLSARSFGGVPLIDHQLVGGSLADVVTETELAWAAAVREAGAASPAPAGAAWARHERLTEAGWAATRLFGAEGYLTDHPARSLHLSALTADLWLARPNTAEGVR, encoded by the coding sequence GTGAACGGGACCCCGGACGACCTGTGGCACTACCGGGACCTCGGACGGGAGGGCGGTCTGGCCGCCGGCCTGGCCGCGGTGCTCGACGGCCTCGACCCGGCGGCCACCGCCCCGGGCGGCGTCGCCGTCCTGCCGGCCGACGGCGCCGGGGGCACCGGGGGCACCGAGGTGCTCCCCCACCCGTTCGCCGCCCTCGACGGACTCGCCCTGGTCCGCTTCGCGGCGGGCACCACCGGGCCGGGGCTGACCGGCCGGACCGCCGCCGCGCTGACCGCCGTACGGATCGGCGTGCTGTCCGGTCTGCTCGACGCGGCCGTGCAGCGGCTGTCGGCCCGGAGTTTCGGCGGCGTCCCGCTGATCGACCACCAGCTGGTCGGCGGGTCGCTGGCCGACGTGGTCACCGAGACCGAGCTCGCCTGGGCCGCGGCCGTCCGCGAGGCCGGGGCCGCCTCCCCGGCCCCGGCCGGGGCCGCCTGGGCCCGGCACGAGCGGCTGACCGAGGCCGGCTGGGCCGCCACCCGCCTGTTCGGCGCCGAGGGCTACCTGACCGACCATCCGGCGCGCAGCCTCCACCTGTCCGCCCTCACGGCGGACCTCTGGCTGGCCCGGCCGAACACCGCGGAAGGAGTCCGGTGA